The stretch of DNA AAGGGTCACCAACAGTCTGAggccacaggctggagagatggctcagaggctaagagcacttgctgcttttacagaggatcacagtttggtttccagcatccacatggcagctcacaaccttttgtaacttcagttccagggaactcaGCACTTCTGCGCCAGGAGTATACATGGTACATATACCTACAGACagcaaacactcacatacattatagaataaaatgaggaggccagcctgggctacagtgagttctaggctaacttgggctacagaataagatcctgtccccctccctccacaaATTAATGTACTGAAAAATGCTCCATAAGATGTCATGTCAGAAAAACTAGGCCACAGAACACACCTGAAGGATggaggtacttgccaccaagcatgTGAGGCTGAGTTGGATCCACTCCCATAAGTGGTTGTGATGTTCACAGGTGCACTGTGATATGACTCCTCCCACCACAATAGATTAGCTAAAAAAATTCCTTCTATATTCTTCCCCCATCTTATattagaattgaactcagggcctttctTGAATATGCTGGCTCCAAACTCTCTCTGCCTTACTTCCCTGAgtggctggggttacaggtgtgtcaCCTTTGCTTCTGTATTCCGAAACATCACTCACAGGCTGACTCTGACGTGCTGTGACATATGCTAATTTCCTGTGTAAGATGAGGTCAAAGCCTCAGAACTTGCAAAAGCCAAGTGGATAATAGGTATATGGACTGACCCTGTTTGTGGCTTTGCCAACAAGGGTACTCTCCACCTGTTTGGAGATAGCAGGGGCTGTCTTTGAATCCAGCCCATTGTCTCTGTGTCCCTTCTGTTGTCTTTATAGAGTCCGTATAATCTCATGTGAAATCTGAGTTttaaatgggttaacttaagacaAGATGTAAAAAGTTCATATACCCAAAACAGCCATCTGCCTCAGGGCCATGCACGCTGTGACAGTACCGCTGACCTTCAGGTGATGTCTGTGTCTGTACCATCAGGATCCGTTCTACCGGACACGGCCAATTCTGACCTGATGAAGAGCAGGGCTGATGACGTAAGGATTTTTCCCCGAAGCCTGGAGTATACGGTGGAGGAATGCACCTGTGAGGACTGTGCCGAGAGCATCCCGAAGGTTGATTCTGACCACTTTCCACTTCCAGCCATGGAGGAGGGCGCAACCATTCTCGTCACCACGAAAACAAGTGATTATGGCAAGAATATGTCAACTGCTTCGGGAAGTGTCACAGGGATGGAGAAGGCAATTCATTCTGGAGAATGAAGCTCTGTGTGGTATAGAGCCACTCTGAGAGCTGTCAGAGGGAGAGATGAGGCGTTTCATGTCTTGAGGATGTTTATCAGCTGGGATATAGCCTATTGTCCTTTCATAAACTCTTTACAGGAGACCCATTCCCCCATCTTATCATTGGGACTTTAACTGCGGAAGAGTCCTTGGTTTTGATTGAAGGTTCatctctcttaaaaaacaaacaaaacaaaacaaaacaaacaaaaaaaacctttatag from Microtus ochrogaster isolate Prairie Vole_2 chromosome 7, MicOch1.0, whole genome shotgun sequence encodes:
- the Tnfrsf17 gene encoding tumor necrosis factor receptor superfamily member 17 encodes the protein MAQQCFHSEYFDSLLHACKPCHLRCSNPPVPCQPYCNPSMTSSMKGIHIVLWTFLGLTLTVSLALFTLTFLLRKMNSEALKDKLQNPGSVLPDTANSDLMKSRADDVRIFPRSLEYTVEECTCEDCAESIPKVDSDHFPLPAMEEGATILVTTKTSDYGKNMSTASGSVTGMEKAIHSGE